In Patescibacteria group bacterium, one DNA window encodes the following:
- the trpC gene encoding indole-3-glycerol phosphate synthase TrpC encodes MAEILKKIVEQKRAELTRAQSACPLETLREVVEPAVRDFRAALTGGREEKLPRLIAEIKRQSPSKKAIRTDLVVGEIVKIYSEHAAAISILTDYEFFGGSLEDLEEANFATTIPLLRKDFVIDEYQIYEARQFGADAVLLIARILEEEKLAELLLTAQKLGMAALVEIHDEADLVKVLNTPAEIIGVNSRNLDTLAIELANFEQLLPQIPREKIIVAESGLATRAELENLSGRVDAVLIGTALLQAEKIERKLLELTEPHEDEN; translated from the coding sequence TTGGCTGAAATTCTAAAAAAGATCGTCGAACAAAAACGCGCCGAGCTCACCCGGGCTCAATCCGCCTGTCCGCTTGAGACGCTGCGTGAGGTGGTCGAACCGGCTGTGCGCGATTTTCGCGCTGCGCTCACCGGCGGTCGGGAGGAAAAATTACCGCGTCTGATTGCCGAGATCAAACGCCAAAGTCCTTCAAAAAAAGCCATCCGCACAGATTTGGTCGTCGGAGAAATCGTGAAAATTTACAGTGAACACGCCGCCGCAATTTCGATTTTGACTGATTATGAATTCTTCGGCGGCAGCCTCGAAGATCTCGAAGAAGCGAATTTCGCGACGACAATTCCACTTTTGCGTAAAGATTTCGTCATCGACGAATACCAGATTTACGAAGCGCGGCAATTTGGCGCGGACGCAGTGCTTTTGATTGCGCGCATTTTGGAGGAAGAAAAGTTGGCTGAGTTACTACTGACAGCGCAAAAACTGGGAATGGCAGCGCTCGTCGAAATCCACGACGAAGCCGACCTCGTGAAAGTGCTCAACACACCGGCGGAAATCATCGGCGTGAACTCGCGTAATCTCGACACGCTCGCGATTGAGCTCGCGAATTTTGAGCAATTATTACCGCAAATTCCCCGCGAAAAAATCATCGTCGCCGAGAGCGGCCTCGCGACGCGCGCGGAACTGGAGAATTTGAGTGGGCGCGTCGACGCAGTGCTCATCGGCACGGCGCTTTTGCAAGCAGAAAAAATCGAGCGTAAATTGCTTGAGCTTACAGAGCCGCATGAAGACGAAAATTAA
- a CDS encoding RsmE family RNA methyltransferase — MNRFFVPAGSIVDTDFVLRNPETVFQIAKVLRAKIGEKIILLDNSGYEFPAEIEAISRKEINLKILEQRENLAEPDLRINLFQALPNSIAKFEEILKHATEVGIANFFPIISERSELRKLRNPERLVKILTEATEQSERGRIPELAEPVKFGKIWDEPPAGLNLVADSFTREPLLKDFFPEIQEVATTNIFVGPEGGFSEKEILIARKFDAQTFSLGPRILRTETAGVAIASAIFFG; from the coding sequence TTGAATCGCTTCTTCGTCCCAGCCGGCTCAATCGTCGATACAGATTTCGTCCTGCGCAATCCGGAAACTGTTTTTCAAATCGCGAAGGTTTTGCGCGCGAAAATCGGCGAAAAAATAATCCTGCTCGACAATTCCGGCTACGAATTTCCGGCGGAAATCGAGGCAATTTCCAGGAAGGAAATCAATTTAAAAATTTTGGAGCAGCGCGAAAATCTCGCCGAACCGGATTTGCGCATCAACCTTTTTCAGGCTTTGCCGAATTCGATTGCGAAATTCGAGGAGATTTTGAAACACGCGACCGAAGTCGGCATCGCGAATTTTTTCCCGATAATTTCCGAGCGCAGTGAATTGCGCAAATTGCGGAACCCCGAACGGCTCGTGAAAATTTTGACTGAGGCGACTGAGCAATCCGAACGCGGACGCATTCCGGAGCTCGCCGAGCCGGTGAAATTTGGGAAAATTTGGGACGAGCCGCCCGCCGGGCTGAATCTCGTCGCCGACAGTTTCACGCGCGAGCCGCTTTTGAAAGATTTTTTCCCGGAAATTCAGGAAGTTGCGACGACCAATATCTTTGTCGGACCGGAAGGCGGCTTTAGTGAAAAGGAAATTTTGATTGCGCGAAAATTCGACGCGCAGACTTTTTCGCTCGGACCGCGCATCTTGCGGACCGAAACCGCGGGAGTCGCCATCGCGAGCGCGATTTTTTTCGGGTAA
- a CDS encoding S-layer homology domain-containing protein, which produces MKSRALIFFVSVFVLATSAFAIGAIISGKVVSSTDDSPLVRAEVWWKGAFYTHTDLDGNFEILGSAAGDIIRIHKADFIDMSVIANSANEAFEFRLAPIWKLTNAHQVYADVADYAWYEPAVRKLYETQTLTATSVQKFLPSENVTRGELAVLSVKVAGFLPSKVTETHFCDVYPDDDYARAVEFMFAHNWISGYPSTSCKKGLVFRPNLPINRAEAVKMTLIAFQDLVDQKVATSVCFPAGFTDVPRDAWFATFVDEANCLGFVNGYTDGSFRPASPVNRAEITVILANALESLF; this is translated from the coding sequence ATGAAATCGCGTGCACTCATTTTTTTCGTTTCAGTTTTTGTTTTAGCCACGAGCGCGTTCGCGATTGGCGCGATTATCTCAGGCAAGGTTGTTTCGAGTACGGACGATTCCCCACTCGTACGCGCGGAAGTTTGGTGGAAAGGCGCATTCTATACACATACCGATCTCGACGGGAATTTCGAAATTCTGGGAAGTGCTGCCGGCGATATAATTCGCATTCACAAAGCGGACTTCATCGACATGAGCGTCATCGCCAATTCCGCGAATGAAGCGTTTGAATTTCGACTCGCGCCGATTTGGAAACTCACAAATGCCCACCAAGTTTACGCAGATGTCGCGGACTACGCCTGGTACGAGCCAGCCGTGCGCAAACTTTATGAAACGCAAACTCTCACCGCGACCAGCGTGCAAAAATTTTTGCCGAGCGAAAATGTGACGCGCGGCGAGCTCGCCGTACTCAGTGTGAAAGTCGCCGGATTTTTGCCGAGCAAGGTCACCGAAACACATTTCTGTGATGTTTATCCGGATGACGATTATGCGCGCGCCGTCGAATTCATGTTCGCGCACAATTGGATTTCTGGTTACCCATCAACGAGCTGCAAAAAAGGACTGGTTTTCCGCCCGAATTTACCGATCAATCGCGCCGAGGCAGTGAAAATGACTTTGATTGCTTTTCAAGATCTCGTCGATCAGAAAGTCGCGACGAGCGTTTGCTTCCCGGCTGGATTTACCGATGTCCCGCGCGATGCCTGGTTCGCGACATTCGTGGACGAGGCGAATTGCCTCGGCTTCGTGAATGGCTACACTGATGGCTCGTTCCGTCCGGCGAGTCCCGTCAATCGCGCTGAAATTACAGTCATCCTCGCGAACGCGCTCGAGAGTTTGTTTTAA
- a CDS encoding phosphoribosylanthranilate isomerase yields the protein MKTKIKICGITNFEDAAAAVKLGASFLGLNFFAGSPRGLTPDAAANLAGEIKEEFPRIPLVGVFVDESAEKIRLLAELCELDILQLHGHESPEFCAQFSEPVWRAFRVENENSLDDLQQFLGLAGIVLDAFKKGQFGGTGQTFDWQLIHKVRDELPFFILAGGMTPGNVARAIEQLRPDVVDVCSGVEVENNPRKKDLAKMRELFEVVKKLS from the coding sequence ATGAAGACGAAAATTAAAATCTGCGGAATTACCAATTTTGAGGACGCTGCCGCCGCGGTGAAACTCGGCGCGAGTTTTTTGGGTTTGAATTTTTTCGCGGGATCGCCACGCGGACTCACGCCCGACGCCGCCGCGAATCTCGCCGGCGAAATCAAAGAGGAATTTCCGCGCATTCCGCTGGTCGGAGTTTTTGTCGACGAGTCAGCCGAGAAAATTCGTTTGCTCGCAGAGCTCTGCGAGCTCGACATTTTGCAGTTGCACGGACACGAGTCGCCGGAATTTTGCGCGCAATTCTCTGAGCCAGTTTGGCGCGCCTTCCGCGTGGAAAATGAAAATTCACTCGACGACCTGCAACAATTTTTGGGACTCGCTGGCATCGTGCTAGACGCTTTTAAAAAAGGTCAATTCGGCGGAACCGGTCAAACTTTCGACTGGCAATTGATTCACAAAGTGCGCGACGAGCTGCCATTTTTCATTCTCGCGGGCGGCATGACTCCGGGCAATGTCGCGCGCGCGATTGAACAATTGCGACCTGATGTCGTCGATGTCTGCAGCGGTGTCGAGGTGGAAAATAATCCGCGCAAAAAAGATCTAGCGAAAATGCGGGAATTGTTTGAAGTGGTCAAAAAGTTGAGCTAA
- a CDS encoding YtxH domain-containing protein → MNPFSKKSTFLLGSLIGSVVGLLFAREAGKNLREKLQAAKTPQKKFEALFQEYLKAGKSAVAEAKKSESLRELVKGGKEILAELQKKAEKEGGSAVKFAQKKAQEVLQEMEKQVSDVKKVVKKEVAKQKTAAKKLVVAKAKSQIKKVARKVATKKKTIAKKKALRRVIKKK, encoded by the coding sequence ATGAATCCTTTTTCTAAGAAATCAACCTTTCTGCTCGGCTCTTTGATCGGCTCGGTCGTCGGACTTTTGTTCGCGCGCGAAGCTGGCAAGAATTTGCGGGAGAAGCTGCAAGCTGCCAAAACTCCGCAAAAGAAATTCGAAGCGCTTTTTCAGGAATATCTGAAAGCCGGGAAATCGGCAGTCGCAGAAGCGAAAAAAAGTGAGAGTCTGCGTGAGCTCGTGAAAGGCGGCAAAGAAATTCTCGCCGAGCTACAGAAAAAAGCCGAAAAAGAAGGCGGCAGCGCAGTGAAATTCGCGCAGAAAAAAGCGCAGGAAGTTTTGCAGGAAATGGAAAAGCAAGTCAGCGATGTAAAAAAAGTCGTGAAAAAAGAAGTCGCCAAGCAGAAAACTGCGGCGAAGAAGCTCGTCGTCGCGAAGGCGAAGAGCCAGATCAAAAAGGTCGCACGCAAAGTCGCTACCAAAAAAAAGACCATCGCAAAAAAGAAAGCTCTGCGCCGCGTGATTAAAAAGAAATGA
- a CDS encoding aminotransferase class I/II-fold pyridoxal phosphate-dependent enzyme, producing the protein MQLSKRIATLSGYPFAELDKIITKLKSEGIEPITFGVGDPADPTPEFIREATKKAVDDFAAAGYPSYIGSSEFRDGIAQWFTKRFGVELNIATEIASSIGGKEAIFNFPLAFVDAGDIVLIPTPGYPPYARGTEFAGGKPYFLPLLAENDFLIDFAKIPKAIAQKAKILWLNYPNSPTGRNATDEFYREAVEFCRENEIILASDLAYSEIYFDAKPKSILEFAREGVIEFHSLSKRSRMTGYRVGFVVGDPEIVSAFKKVKTNIDSGTPNFLQAAAIAALTDEQHVEQSIAEYREKRDILSAALASVGLEKAQTEATFYIWQKVPSGMTSEEFAKKLLDPKIAVVATPGSWISDKTENGENPGEGFVRFALVPTVAQVREAAERIRNNLKI; encoded by the coding sequence ATGCAACTTTCCAAAAGAATCGCGACTCTCTCCGGCTACCCTTTCGCTGAGCTGGATAAAATTATTACAAAGCTTAAAAGTGAAGGCATCGAGCCGATCACTTTCGGCGTCGGCGACCCCGCCGATCCCACGCCGGAATTCATCCGTGAAGCGACGAAAAAAGCGGTCGACGATTTCGCGGCAGCCGGTTATCCGAGCTACATCGGATCAAGCGAATTTCGCGACGGCATCGCGCAATGGTTCACGAAAAGATTCGGAGTCGAGCTAAATATCGCAACTGAAATCGCCAGCTCTATCGGCGGAAAAGAAGCGATTTTTAATTTTCCACTTGCCTTCGTGGATGCGGGCGACATCGTGCTGATCCCGACGCCGGGTTATCCGCCCTACGCGCGCGGCACGGAATTCGCCGGCGGAAAACCCTATTTTTTACCACTTTTAGCTGAAAACGATTTTTTAATCGACTTCGCGAAAATTCCGAAAGCCATCGCGCAAAAGGCGAAAATTCTTTGGCTGAATTATCCGAATTCGCCGACAGGCAGAAATGCGACTGATGAATTTTACCGCGAGGCGGTTGAGTTTTGCCGCGAGAATGAAATTATTTTAGCAAGCGATCTCGCCTACTCGGAAATTTATTTCGACGCCAAACCGAAATCAATTCTGGAATTCGCGCGTGAAGGCGTGATTGAATTTCACTCACTCTCGAAGCGCAGTCGCATGACCGGCTACCGCGTCGGCTTCGTCGTCGGCGATCCGGAAATTGTGAGCGCATTTAAAAAAGTGAAAACGAATATCGACTCCGGCACGCCAAATTTTTTGCAAGCCGCCGCCATCGCCGCACTCACGGACGAGCAACATGTCGAGCAATCAATCGCCGAATACCGCGAAAAACGCGATATTTTGAGCGCAGCGCTCGCCTCCGTCGGACTCGAAAAAGCGCAGACCGAAGCGACTTTTTACATTTGGCAAAAAGTACCAAGCGGAATGACGAGCGAGGAATTCGCGAAGAAATTACTGGATCCAAAAATCGCGGTCGTCGCGACACCCGGCAGCTGGATCTCAGACAAAACCGAAAATGGTGAAAATCCCGGCGAAGGCTTCGTCCGCTTCGCGCTCGTCCCGACCGTCGCACAAGTCCGCGAAGCCGCCGAGCGAATTCGTAATAATTTGAAAATTTGA